Proteins encoded within one genomic window of Brenneria nigrifluens DSM 30175 = ATCC 13028:
- a CDS encoding sugar-binding transcriptional regulator, with protein sequence MSKTDRKLDHAARAAWMYYVAGKTQHEIAELLGVSRQAAQRLVALASEHGLVRVNITHPVADCTALSQQLAHHFRLSTSLVVPSAGMDSASLNKMIAVAGAELMAQFIHRESPQVIAVGSGRALRSTINELPQIDRPQHSCVSLIGAIAADGSCTRYDVPLWMAEKTQGKYFILPAPLFADNLTDKELWCNHRIYRMVTEKAAQADVTFIGIGQMNYHCPLHYDGFITTEEVESLTAAGVTAEIVGHFIGADGQRVPSAMDDRLTSVTIRQYPEKPVIAFAGGEEKFRAIQAVLRGGWITGLVTDEDTATKLLAAPARTL encoded by the coding sequence ATGAGTAAAACCGATAGGAAATTGGATCACGCCGCGCGGGCCGCCTGGATGTATTACGTGGCGGGCAAAACCCAGCATGAGATCGCCGAGCTATTGGGGGTTTCCCGCCAGGCGGCCCAGCGGCTGGTGGCGCTGGCCTCCGAGCACGGCCTGGTCAGGGTGAATATCACGCATCCGGTCGCCGACTGCACGGCATTGTCCCAGCAGTTGGCCCATCATTTTCGCCTGTCGACCAGCCTGGTGGTGCCCTCCGCCGGTATGGACAGCGCCAGCCTTAATAAGATGATCGCCGTGGCCGGCGCCGAGCTGATGGCGCAGTTTATCCACCGGGAATCCCCGCAGGTCATCGCCGTGGGTTCGGGACGGGCGCTGCGCTCCACCATCAACGAGCTGCCGCAAATCGATCGCCCCCAGCACAGCTGCGTATCGCTTATCGGCGCCATCGCCGCGGACGGTTCCTGTACCCGTTACGACGTCCCGCTGTGGATGGCGGAGAAAACCCAGGGCAAATACTTTATTTTGCCGGCGCCGTTATTCGCCGACAATCTGACGGATAAAGAGCTGTGGTGTAATCACCGCATCTATCGCATGGTCACCGAGAAAGCGGCGCAGGCGGACGTCACCTTTATCGGCATCGGCCAGATGAACTATCACTGTCCGCTGCATTACGACGGTTTTATCACCACCGAAGAAGTGGAGAGCCTGACCGCGGCGGGGGTGACGGCGGAGATCGTGGGACACTTTATCGGCGCCGACGGCCAGCGGGTGCCGAGCGCGATGGACGACCGCCTGACCAGCGTCACCATCAGGCAATACCCCGAAAAACCGGTTATTGCCTTTGCCGGCGGGGAGGAGAAGTTCCGCGCCATTCAGGCGGTGCTGCGCGGCGGCTGGATAACCGGCCTGGTCACCGATGAAGATACCGCCACAAAACTGTTGGCCGCTCCAGCGCGCACTCTTTAA